A portion of the Calliphora vicina chromosome 5, idCalVici1.1, whole genome shotgun sequence genome contains these proteins:
- the LOC135961346 gene encoding uncharacterized protein LOC135961346: MFNSDHCNSEITVQEINRFQNGQLKNDFLFPKLLTNFFGCPLTVSAQIYEPLLTFEGDIKNETHLVDMQRLGGIEGEILKLVAEALNFKIHMRFSEELSEINLRSNSTGCFKDLEQEIALIAIGGLSSNLVNNSKFTKSFVYHTTPYKFAVRSNIFFGPIKQLINPLNKTTWIILLIFLAILITLIQVIVHLKTSKIRSFIFGVGNKHPAFNLITTFLGYSLTNRALPQRNFARFLLVSWLFMVLAIRNGYQGKMFDSLRLAKRMPVPKTITELIAKDYTLLNPVYTSFYPRNKTSIYCNSTSLLQQIQSSEQLLAAATILESLAHYNFQNSNSSSLSPVDETIYSYQCVMYFNKYSVLRESFERNLKLFTNSGITSHIAKKHSRVYYQDKSTSSQDIGVITSRNLRGLYYIYSIMCQISILIFILELLTKKSENLKRLMDWLN; this comes from the exons atgtttaattcggATCATTGTAATTCGGAAATAACGGTACAAGAGATTAATCGTTTTCAGAATGGGCAacttaaaaatgattttctatttCCCAAACTATTGACAAACTTCTTTGGTTGTCCGCTTACGGTATCGGCACAGATTTATGAGCCTCTGCTAACATTTGAGGGAGATATAAAAAATGAAACTCATTTAGTGGACATGCAACGCTTGGGCGGAATAGAAGGTGAAATCCTAAAGCTGGTAGCAGaggcattaaattttaaaattcacatGCGTTTCAGCGAAGAGTTAAGTGAGATTAATTTACGGTCAAATTCAACGGGTTGCTTCAAAGAT TTAGAGCAAGAGATTGCTCTAATAGCTATTGGAGGTTTAAGTTCAAATCTAGTAAACAACAGCAAATTTACCAAATCATTTGTGTACCACACCACACCCTATAAGTTTGCGGTTCGCagcaatatattttttggaccAATTAAACAGTTAATAAATCCCCTAAACAAAACAACATGGATCATTTTGTTAATATTCCTGGCCATCTTGATTACTTTAATACAAGTCATTGTGCATTTGAAAACTTCGAAAATACGAAGTTTTATATTTGGCGTTGGGAACAAACACCCTGCTTTCAATTTGATTACAACATTTTTGGGTTATTCGCTGACAAATCGAGCTTTACCCCAACGAAATTTTGCTCGTTTTCTGCTAGTGTCCTGGTTGTTTATGGTATTGGCAATTCGTAATGGCTATCAGGGGAAAATGTTTGACAGTCTCCGACTAGCAAAACGTATGCCTGTGCCTAAAACTATTACGGAACTCATTGCTAAGGACTATACTCTATTGAACCCTGTCTATACAAGTTTCTATCCAAGGAATAAAACATCGATTTACTGCAATTCCACGTCACTACTGCAACAAATACAATCAAGTGAACAGCTCTTAGCGGCAGCTACCATTTTGGAATCCTTGGCTCACTACAATTTCCAGAATAGTAATAGCAGTTCTTTGAGTCCTGTCGACGAAACTATTTACTCATATCAGTGTGTCATGtactttaataaatattcaGTTTTGCGTGAAAGTTTCGAACgcaatttgaaattattcaCCAATTCTGGCATAACCTCACACATTGCAAAGAAACATTCTCGCGTTTATTACCAGGACAAGAGTACCAGCTCCCAGGATATAGGAGTTATTACATCCAGGAACTTAAGAGGATTATACTATATATATAGTATAATGTGTCAAATAtccatattaatatttatattggaACTATTGACCAAGAAATCGGAGAATTTGAAAAGGTTAATGGAttggttaaattaa
- the LOC135961345 gene encoding uncharacterized protein LOC135961345: MCGEDIMVREVNRYENGRLEYDFLFPTIVSNFFGCPLTVSADLLQPFITFDGDVENSTHLMDMKRLAGIEGEILKLVAEALNFKIHMRFSGEFSEIGSRLNSTGCFRDMELRRAQICIGGLSSTIKYDYLFTRSIAYHTTPYKFVVRDNIFFGPIKQLINPLDKSTWIILLTFFAISILLIQIINRLEIPQIRDFIFGVKNPSPTFYLIITFLGYSMPTQILPTRNFARFLLMSWLLLSLEVRSGYLGKMFDSLRLAKRVPVPKTIAELIAMDYTLLDSMYNSFYPMNKTLIWQDRFSLLQQVQSSEKRLTGAVILDYWNHYHFKNRSIHSLIPVAETIHSYQCVMYFNKHSFLPDSFNRKLKLFTDSGITSHIAQKYIHSNSKSMTTQSQDVSRITFDNLRGLFYICGMLFQTSIFLFVLEMLTKKSQRLKTFMDWLHKT, translated from the exons ATGTGCGGAGAAGATATAATGGTGCGAGAAGTCAATCGTTATGAAAATGGACGTCTTGAGTATGATTTCTTGTTTCCGACAATTGTAAGCAATTTCTTTGGTTGTCCCCTAACGGTTTCCGCTGATCTTTTGCAACCCTTTATAACATTTGATGGAGATGTGGAAAATTCAACTCATTTAATGGACATGAAACGTTTGGCCGGCATAGAGGGGGAAATTCTTAAGCTGGTGGCAGAAGCACTGAATTTCAAAATTCACATGCGATTTAGTGGTGAATTTAGTGAGATTGGTTCACGTTTAAATTCGACTGGTTGTTTTAGAGAT ATGGAGCTAAGACGTGCTCAAATTTGTATTGGTGGCTTGAGTTCAACAATTAAGTATGATTACTTATTTACCAGATCAATTGCCTATCACACGACTCCCTATAAGTTTGTAGTTCGtgacaatatattttttggcccCATTAAGCAATTGATAAATCCGCTGGATAAATCAACCTGGATTATTCTATTAACTTTCTTCGCTATATccattttgttaattcaaataattaatcgtTTGGAAATACCACAGATACGTGATTTTATATTTGGAGTCAAAAATCCTAGTCCCACTTTCTATTTGATTATAACATTTCTGGGTTATTCGATGCCAACTCAAATATTGCCTACACGAAATTTTGCTCGATTCCTTCTTATGTCATGGCTGTTATTGTCACTGGAAGTACGCAGTGGTTATCTGGGCAAAATGTTTGATAGTCTGAGACTAGCAAAACGAGTGCCAGTACCTAAAACTATAGCGGAACTCATTGCTATGGATTACACTCTTCTGGACTCCATGTACAACAGTTTCTATCCAAtgaataaaactttaatttggCAAGATCGCTTTTCGCTATTGCAGCAAGTGCAATCAAGTGAGAAACGCTTGACGGGGGCTGTGATTTTGGACTACTGGAACCATTATCATTTCAAGAATCGCAGTATTCATTCTTTGATTCCTGTCGCAGAGACCATTCACTCATACCAGTGTGTCatgtattttaataaacattccTTTTTGCCAGATAGTTTCAAtcgaaaattgaaattatttaccGACTCGGGAATAACGTCGCACATTGCTCAGAAATATATTCATTCAAATTCGAAGTCCATGACTACTCAGTCGCAGGATGTAAGTCGTATAACATTTGACAATTTGCGTGGATTGTTTTACATATGTGGTATGTTGTTTCAAACATcaatttttctatttgtattggAAATGTTGACAAAGAAATCGCAAAGATTGAAGACTTTTATGGATTGGTTGCATAAAACATAA